In Camelina sativa cultivar DH55 chromosome 16, Cs, whole genome shotgun sequence, a single window of DNA contains:
- the LOC104751036 gene encoding NAC domain-containing protein 30: MDNIMQSSMPPGFRFHPTEEELVGYYLDRKINSMKSALDVIVEIDLYKMEPWDIQARCKLGYEEQNEWYFFSHKDRKYPTGTRTNRATAAGFWKATGRDKAVLSKNSVIGMRKTLVYYKGRAPNGRKSDWIMHEYRLQNSELAPVQEEGWVVCRAFRKPIPNQRPLGYEPWQNQLYHVESSNNYASSATMNTSHHIGASSSSHNLNQMLMSSNHYNPNNASSSMHQYGNIELPQLDSPSLSPSLGTNKDQNEGFEQEEEKSFNCVDWRTLDSLLETQVTHSQNPNVLMSSFETQSYIPGPSFPSMHQNYNDVEANIHHSLGCFPDS; this comes from the exons ATGGATAATATAATGCAATCGTCTATGCCACCGGGATTCCGATTTCATCCGACAGAGGAAGAACTTGTGGGTTATTACCTTGATAGGAAGATCAATTCAATGAAGAGTGCTTTAGATGTCATTGTAGAGATTGATCTCTACAAAATGGAGCCATGGGATATACAAG CGAGATGCAAACTAGGGTATGAAGAGCAAAACGAGTGGTACTTCTTTAGCCACAAGGATAGGAAGTATCCGACGGGGACTAGGACCAATAGAGCCACCGCTGCTGGGTTCTGGAAAGCCACCGGTAGAGACAAGGCGGTGCTTTCAAAGAACAGTGTCATAGGAATGCGGAAGACACTAGTTTACTACAAGGGTCGAGCTCCTAATGGAAGAAAATCCGATTGGATCATGCATGAATACCGCCTCCAAAACTCCGAGCTTGCCCCAGTTCAG GAGGAAGGATGGGTGGTGTGCCGAGCATTTAGGAAGCCAATTCCAAACCAAAGGCCATTAGGGTACGAGCCATGGCAGAACCAGCTCTACCACGTCGAGAGTAGTAACAACTACGCATCTTCAGCGACAATGAACACGAGTCATCATATCGGTGCATCTTCATCAAGCCATAACCTTAATCAAATGCTCATGAGTAGCAACCACTACAATCCTAATAATGCATCCTCTTCGATGCATCAATATGGCAACATCGAACTCCCGCAACTGGATAGCCCAAGCTTGTCGCCTAGTCTAGGGACGAATAAAGATCAGAACGAGGGTTtcgagcaagaagaagagaagagcttTAACTGTGTCGACTGGAGAACACTAGATAGCCTGCTAGAGACACAAGTCACACATTCACAAAACCCTAATGTCCTTATGTCTTCGTTCGAAACGCAGTCGTATATTCCGGGACCAAGCTTCCCTTCCATGCATCAAAACTATAATGACGTCGAAGCTAATATTCATCATTCTCTTGGATGCTTCCCTGACtcgtaa
- the LOC104751037 gene encoding uncharacterized membrane protein At4g09580-like yields the protein MAPTRILTRDEELGAATTISDDDDSPSGKRSKLDRFPLSRWELAVSLGVFLVFSSGLCCIYLTMPAAEFGKLKLPRSISDLRLLKDNLANYANEYPTQFVLGYCATYIFMQTFMIPGTIFMSLLAGALFGVFKGVFLVVFNATAGATSCFFLSKLIGRPLITWLWPDKLRFFQAEISKRRDKLLNYMLFLRITPTLPNLFINLASPIVDVPFHVFFLATLIGLIPAAYITVRAGLAIGDLKSVKDLYDFKTLSVLFLIGFISILPTILKRKKIYE from the exons ATGGCTCCAACACGGATTCTAACAAGAGACGAAGAGCTTGGTGCTGCGACGACGATATCAGACGACGACGATTCGCCATCTGGTAAACGATCTAAACTCGATCGTTTCCCTCTTAGCCGTTGGGAACTCGCTGTTTCCCTCGGCGTCTTCCTCGTCTTCTCCTCTGGTCTCTGTTGTATCTACCTCACCATGCCCGCTGCTGAATTTGGCAAACTCAAACTCCCCAGGAGCATCTCTGATCTCCGTTTGCTCAA gGATAATTTAGCAAACTATGCGAATGAGTACCCCACGCAGTTCGTTTTAGGGTATTGTGCTACATACATTTTTATGCAGACCTTTATGATTCCTGGGACTATCTTCATGTCACTCTTAGCTGGAGCTCTCTTTGGTGTGTTTAAAGGTGTTTTCTTGGTTGTTTTCAATGCTACTGCTGGTGCtacttcttgtttctttttgtccAAATTGATCGGTCGTCCATTGATTACTTGGCTTTGGCCTGACAAATTAAGATTCTTTCAAGCTGAG attagtAAGCGTAGAGATAAGCTTCTCAACTATATGTTGTTTCTGAGGATAACACCAACTCTGCCAAATCTTTTCATCAATCTTGCTTCTCCCATTGTCGATGTACCTTTCCATGTCTTCTTTTTGGCCACATTGATTGGTCTCATCCCTGCTGCTTATATTACCGTCAGG GCTGGCCTAGCTATAGGAGATCTCAAATCGGTGAAAGACCTGTATGATTTCAAGACATTGTCAGTGCTTTTCCTCATCGGGTTCATCTCTATACTTCCGACGatattgaaaagaaagaagatatatgaATAG